In Saccharomyces paradoxus chromosome XVI, complete sequence, the genomic stretch CGAGTCAGTTATGTCTGTATCTTCATTAACTCTTGTGTTATCGTTACCTTCAGAAAGATTGTCTAAACcttcatccttttttttctcttcctgTTGTTGAGAAAAGGTCGGAGAGGGTTCTTTATTCGCTTCTTTTGAATTACCTCCTAGTGGAGCTTCACTCAATGGAGCATGTTCGTGctttacttcttttctgATGGCTTCTTCTGTAGAAGCAGGACCATTTTGTAAATTCGCtgctttggaagaagcGAATTTCATGCTGCTTTTTAGAGAAGGAGTTGGCGTCGCAGGACCCTCATAATACAGCTCTGACTCATCTTTATTTGCTTCGTGTGCAGCTTTGTCACTCTCTCTCCTTTCCTCATTTGCGCTTCCGCCATCTTCATTATTGCTTAAGGTGGCAACATTATTTTCGTTGCTATGCtcgtcaatttcttttggatACTCATCATCGGCAAACCAGTTACCATTCTGATCTATAAATTTAAAATGGACCTTATCTTTATCGTTATGTTTAGTTGTCGAAGATTCATCAAATTCGTATTCCCATTTCCCACTATCagtatttattttcatgGGTACACCTTCCCAATCGGTAAACTCCCCAGcgattttcaaatctgGAAAGTCCTCCGCAGGATGATCAAAAACAATGGTGACCATTACTTACTAGCTTTGCCTATCTTATTGTTACAACCAagtatatatgtatgtatgtatgtatgcAAAGAAGTGGATATAGAAGAGGAAAGTAGGGGAGAGAAggaaagaacaagaatatAGAAGTTATTATAAGTAAATAGTGTATTATTTATCTATATGTCCGTCGTATTGGTAGAAGATCACTGTCATAATTTTATCCCATTTTCACATAGTTCCCCTTAAAAGAAACTTTGTTGGTATCTCTAACCCTTTACGCTGTGGGGGTAAAATATTACCGCTTCGGAGATTTCTCTGACAAGGGCGCAGGGAAAAAGCGATGAGTAAAAGCAAGGAAATGCTGGACGATAAAGATGATCTTGATCCAAACAGTGGGAGAATTGTAGTTTGTAGTAGCCAAGTGctatatttttatatttttagaAAGCCTTTTAATATAAACTGCGAATTGCTGCGTATATACAAGGATACACAAacacacacacacataCATACACGCCCTACACATATacgtacatatatacacacatatatattgtCTAACGTGATTGGTGGGGGACGTTACCGCATCTATCTTTGCcaaaatttattttgagATCTTTGAAATAGGGGTTTGACTTAATCTTGTCTAAGGCTAAAATAGCATTACTGATGTTAGTATAATTGATGAAACAACAGTTCTTTTCAGGCAGGAAATTAATTTGTTCCACTTCCCCATACTGCTGAAAGATGTGTCTCAAATTGCTTTCAGTGAAGATACGTTCATCTCTTAGGGAATCACTGACGAAATCAATATTACCTACATAAACGTTTCTCGATGCGCCATTACTGACTGCCAAGGCAAGCGCATTAGGTAATGGGCCAGAATGTTTACCCCAGCCGACTTTACAACGTTTTTTCTGGACTGTGAATCCATACAAAGAACTCATTGCATAGAACTGTGCAGCAGCAGTAGGATCAATGAACGTGACAAAACAGACGTACCGATCGTTCAATAGTTTTATACTTTGTAATAAACCCCCACGAACGGCGTTACAtatctcttcaattttaacATCCTTCGGCAAACTGCCCAGGTAAACGGTCCTGTTACCCAAGTTATTAGGACCACCCGCAGATGTAGCAATTGCTGCAGCGGCTGCTGATTGTTGTAACAAGGCATTGGATATGAATTCACGATCAGAGAACTCTATCATATGTTCCATACCAGGTTGCACACCTAGAAATTGAGCTGCGTTATGTTGTTGAGTCTTGGTAATAAATGCACATCTATCCTTTCCataaaatattcttttattttgataGTATGGATTTCTTATTGGCAGATTTGTAACCACTTTTATAGCATTTAGAATAGATGCAAAGTGAATAAAAGCGATACATTTCTCTCTGATAATTTTTATACAGTCAATTTCGCCGTACTCTTCTAAATCAACCCTCAGTTGCTCTTCAGACAAATGTGATTCTTCGCCTTCAATTGACATGCGACCaatatatacatttctTGTGGCACCATCCGTAGAGATTCTAGCAGCCACAATAGGATCAATTCGAGTTGGTTTACCCCAACCAATCTTGATGTCTCTGTCACCGATGTTTAAGCGCTTTAAAATTGCATCCGAATGAAACAATAGTGCAGCACTTTCATCTACAAAGGAGATGAATGCACACATTTTTTCAGGTATAATTTTAACGTCTTCAACGACACCACTTCTTACATGATCCAATAACTCTTTAACACTTAGGTTTGGTGGCACATTACCCAAATAGACAGTTCTACTTGGGGCTGACGTAAAGTTCAAAGGATTGTTGGCTTGTGCATTTACCGGTAAAGGAGCATTTGCGTTTGTTACAGCGGTTGCAGTTGCCATAACAGTGGGAGACATGCCATCAGATAACACGTTTgaattttcatcttcaaaaggAGAGAATTCATTAGATGATCTTTCATATTCATAAAAATGATGGTTGTTCTGGACGACTTCGTTATCAATTCCGAAATTTTGTTCCTGTGAAAACCGTTGCTGTTGTGAATCGTTTCGCTGCTTCATCTGGAATTGTGttggttgttgttgaatTCGTTGATAATCAAAAATCCCACCATTCTCATAAAAGAATGAATCATTAGGCTCGCGCGCGAAATCAGATGGTAGAATAGTAAAATTACCATTCATAGGGTAGGCAGCATCGCCAAAATTTTGAGGGCCAGTCATGAAAGTTTCTTGATAAGGACCAGAAGAATTGGACTGTTGATACATTGCAAAGTCATCGGAAGAAGGGAAAGGAGGGACcatgttattattgatattattattactgttattattgttattattattattattattattattattattattattgttattactaTAAGAAACTACCATCTTTTAATGCAATTGAAGTGATATGTGATGGTAAAGAAAGGGAAATACAACGATagttctttatttttctttgggaAATATCTGAATAGAAACGGCTTCAATGAccagaattgaaaaaataaaatagtACTA encodes the following:
- the MRN1 gene encoding Mrn1p (RNA-binding protein that may be involved in translational regulation~similar to YPL184C), whose amino-acid sequence is MVVSYSNNNNNNNNNNNNNNNNNNSNNNINNNMVPPFPSSDDFAMYQQSNSSGPYQETFMTGPQNFGDAAYPMNGNFTILPSDFAREPNDSFFYENGGIFDYQRIQQQPTQFQMKQRNDSQQQRFSQEQNFGIDNEVVQNNHHFYEYERSSNEFSPFEDENSNVLSDGMSPTVMATATAVTNANAPLPVNAQANNPLNFTSAPSRTVYLGNVPPNLSVKELLDHVRSGVVEDVKIIPEKMCAFISFVDESAALLFHSDAILKRLNIGDRDIKIGWGKPTRIDPIVAARISTDGATRNVYIGRMSIEGEESHLSEEQLRVDLEEYGEIDCIKIIREKCIAFIHFASILNAIKVVTNLPIRNPYYQNKRIFYGKDRCAFITKTQQHNAAQFLGVQPGMEHMIEFSDREFISNALLQQSAAAAAIATSAGGPNNLGNRTVYLGSLPKDVKIEEICNAVRGGLLQSIKLLNDRYVCFVTFIDPTAAAQFYAMSSLYGFTVQKKRCKVGWGKHSGPLPNALALAVSNGASRNVYVGNIDFVSDSLRDERIFTESNLRHIFQQYGEVEQINFLPEKNCCFINYTNISNAILALDKIKSNPYFKDLKINFGKDRCGNVPHQSR
- the UIP4 gene encoding Uip4p (Protein that interacts with Ulp1p~similar to YPL186C) → MVTIVFDHPAEDFPDLKIAGEFTDWEGVPMKINTDSGKWEYEFDESSTTKHNDKDKVHFKFIDQNGNWFADDEYPKEIDEHSNENNVATLSNNEDGGSANEERRESDKAAHEANKDESELYYEGPATPTPSLKSSMKFASSKAANLQNGPASTEEAIRKEVKHEHAPLSEAPLGGNSKEANKEPSPTFSQQQEEKKKDEGLDNLSEGNDNTRVNEDTDITDSQESEHEINGSDTENTDISEQEEIQKRDKPVDQSAKSLVKEGDTNTEDYESVLEKLLGALGRFFGSWFSWLTTKMSGTETA